A genomic stretch from Desulfohalobium retbaense DSM 5692 includes:
- the mrdA gene encoding penicillin-binding protein 2 — MLDAELFQPSKKGLVLVRLCILGLFCVFALRLWYLQIHKGETFASKARENRLREIPVYAPRGLIRDRHGTLVAENTPAYALALIREESPDIAACLQQVSRWTGHPLSELRSRFERGRKRTRPFESQVLIPHLDFELVARIEAHAPEWPGLKVLSRPQRYYPYGRDLAHVLGYVAQASEEELRSDSMLRLGDTVGKQGIEKVLEQRLRGDKGRKQVEVDAVGRGLQERVLRQPKAGNDVRLSIDLSLQRLAMDLLTDKAGVIIVLEPETGQVLTLASSPSYDSNLFVEGISPKDWKRLLHHPRNPLQNRAIQSAYPPGSVFKLVMAGCALHEMGVDPEREVYCNGAYRLGNRSFRCWKKWGHGDVDLQKALVQSCDVYFYKLGQELGVDTISPYAKAWGLGSKTGIGLPHERNGLIPSRAWKRHQLGAGWQGGETLNMSIGQGFTLTTPLQIARVVGALVNKGQLVKPTLLQDAAVEIEGEVPLDPPERQRIVEYMVDTVESRRGTARVLRTEDVVIGGKTGTAQVVKLRDDEEEEEETPYKYRDHAWMASFGRRGEDQYVVVTFIEHGGHGGAAAGPPTKAIYEALFPQLGKGDETDDAG, encoded by the coding sequence ATGCTTGACGCCGAACTCTTTCAGCCATCGAAAAAAGGCCTCGTTCTTGTCCGGCTTTGTATTCTGGGGCTGTTCTGCGTTTTTGCTCTGCGTTTGTGGTATCTACAGATCCACAAGGGGGAGACGTTTGCCAGTAAAGCCCGGGAAAACCGGCTCCGCGAGATTCCCGTCTATGCCCCCCGGGGGCTGATTCGGGACCGGCACGGGACCCTGGTCGCGGAAAACACCCCTGCCTACGCGCTGGCCCTTATCCGGGAGGAATCCCCCGACATTGCCGCCTGCCTGCAGCAAGTCAGTCGCTGGACCGGCCACCCTCTTTCTGAACTCCGCTCCCGTTTTGAGCGCGGGCGGAAGCGGACCCGCCCTTTTGAATCACAGGTGCTCATCCCCCATTTGGATTTCGAACTCGTGGCTCGCATTGAGGCCCACGCCCCTGAATGGCCGGGACTGAAAGTCTTGAGCCGGCCACAGCGGTATTATCCCTATGGGCGTGATCTGGCTCATGTCCTGGGGTATGTCGCCCAGGCTTCAGAGGAAGAACTCCGCTCCGATTCCATGCTCCGATTGGGCGATACGGTCGGTAAGCAGGGCATTGAAAAGGTCTTGGAACAGCGATTGCGCGGTGACAAAGGGCGGAAACAGGTGGAGGTCGATGCTGTGGGCCGCGGCCTCCAGGAACGGGTCTTGCGACAGCCCAAGGCGGGTAACGATGTCCGCCTGAGCATTGATTTGTCCCTGCAACGTCTGGCCATGGATCTTCTGACCGACAAGGCCGGGGTGATCATTGTTCTCGAACCGGAAACAGGCCAGGTGCTGACGTTGGCCTCAAGCCCGTCTTATGACAGCAATCTTTTTGTCGAAGGGATCTCACCGAAGGATTGGAAACGGCTTTTGCACCACCCCCGCAATCCGCTGCAGAACAGGGCCATTCAGAGTGCCTACCCTCCGGGGTCCGTGTTCAAGCTGGTCATGGCCGGGTGCGCGTTGCATGAAATGGGCGTCGATCCAGAGCGGGAGGTGTATTGCAACGGCGCCTACCGACTGGGGAACAGGTCGTTTCGATGTTGGAAGAAATGGGGGCACGGGGATGTAGATCTGCAAAAGGCCCTGGTCCAATCCTGTGATGTGTATTTTTATAAGCTGGGTCAGGAACTCGGCGTGGATACGATCAGTCCCTACGCCAAGGCCTGGGGCCTTGGCAGTAAAACCGGGATCGGGCTGCCCCACGAACGCAATGGCCTCATTCCGAGCCGGGCCTGGAAACGGCATCAGCTCGGGGCCGGCTGGCAGGGTGGAGAAACCTTGAATATGTCGATCGGCCAAGGGTTTACACTGACCACGCCGCTGCAGATCGCTCGGGTGGTCGGGGCCCTGGTCAACAAGGGGCAGTTGGTGAAGCCGACACTGCTGCAGGATGCGGCTGTGGAGATCGAGGGCGAAGTTCCGCTGGATCCTCCAGAACGGCAGCGGATCGTCGAGTACATGGTCGATACCGTTGAGTCACGCCGGGGTACGGCTCGTGTCCTGCGCACCGAGGATGTGGTCATCGGGGGCAAAACCGGCACGGCCCAGGTCGTGAAGCTCAGAGACGATGAGGAGGAAGAGGAGGAGACCCCGTATAAATACCGCGACCACGCCTGGATGGCGAGTTTCGGTCGCCGAGGTGAGGACCAATACGTGGTGGTAACCTTTATTGAGCACGGCGGACATGGGGGGGCGGCGGCTGGTCCGCCGACCAAGGCCATCTATGAAGCACTTTTTCCCCAGTTGGGAAAAGGAGACGAGACCGATGACGCCGGTTGA
- a CDS encoding cell division protein ZapA, giving the protein MPEYKLTVLGLDVAFKTDADGERVQAATDLLENRYQELEARGLRLGKQKLLVFLALGLADDYLQMTERLQGQDTELQRLLDKIDGTDNG; this is encoded by the coding sequence ATGCCTGAATACAAGCTCACCGTTTTAGGATTGGATGTCGCGTTTAAGACCGATGCGGACGGCGAGCGGGTTCAGGCCGCCACGGATCTGCTTGAGAACCGATACCAAGAGCTCGAGGCCCGGGGACTGCGCCTGGGGAAGCAGAAATTACTCGTGTTTTTGGCCTTGGGGTTGGCGGATGATTACTTGCAAATGACAGAGCGCTTGCAGGGGCAGGATACGGAACTGCAGCGTTTGCTGGATAAAATAGATGGAACCGACAACGGGTGA
- the glmU gene encoding bifunctional UDP-N-acetylglucosamine diphosphorylase/glucosamine-1-phosphate N-acetyltransferase GlmU, with the protein MVIETNSDGRTGALILAAGKGTRMHSERPKVLQTILGEPMLAHVLRAIDPVCPQGLVVLGHKAEEVQTTLDLPDARIVTQKQQLGTGHAVQCAWPNIERQSWKRCVVVNGDAPLVQVQTIQDLLCKVENAGAALGFLSIEPQNPAGYGRVVRNAQGRVTAIVEAKDFSEREHGPDAGEVNAGIYVLDVARIGPLLDRLSNANAQNEYYLTDLIDMATAAGETIVALNAGQDPSLLGVNTPSELVACEELLRSRLVRQWLDQGVLVRSPEQVRIGALVQLTPGAEICGPCTLTGKTSVAEGAVVSEYCWLHDATVGAGARVYPFSHLERADVGDLCAVGPYARLRPGTCLHRGAKIGNFVETKKAVLGPDSKANHLSYLGDCELGSGVNIGAGTITCNYDGANKHRTDIGDGVFIGSNSALVAPVHIGDNALVGAGSTITKDVPAKTLAVARVRQKNLALKQKAKDHDHG; encoded by the coding sequence ATGGTGATCGAAACAAACAGTGATGGACGGACCGGGGCCCTCATCCTTGCCGCGGGGAAGGGGACCCGCATGCATTCGGAGCGGCCGAAGGTGCTGCAGACGATTTTGGGTGAACCCATGCTGGCCCACGTCCTGCGGGCTATTGACCCAGTGTGCCCCCAGGGCCTTGTGGTGCTGGGGCACAAGGCGGAAGAGGTCCAGACGACTTTGGATCTTCCCGATGCGCGAATTGTGACCCAAAAACAGCAGTTGGGAACCGGCCATGCTGTTCAATGCGCCTGGCCGAACATAGAGCGCCAATCCTGGAAACGGTGCGTTGTGGTTAATGGCGACGCCCCTCTTGTCCAAGTCCAGACCATCCAAGATCTGCTGTGCAAGGTTGAGAACGCCGGAGCAGCGCTTGGTTTTTTGAGTATCGAACCGCAGAACCCAGCGGGATACGGCCGGGTTGTGCGTAATGCCCAGGGACGGGTTACGGCCATTGTCGAAGCCAAGGATTTCTCCGAGCGCGAACACGGGCCGGATGCCGGAGAGGTCAATGCCGGGATTTATGTTCTGGATGTCGCCAGGATTGGTCCGCTTTTGGATCGTCTGAGCAATGCCAACGCCCAGAACGAATATTATCTGACCGATCTTATCGACATGGCCACTGCGGCGGGGGAAACGATTGTCGCTCTTAATGCTGGGCAGGACCCGAGTCTTTTAGGCGTCAACACGCCAAGCGAACTTGTGGCCTGTGAGGAGTTGTTGCGCAGCCGACTGGTCCGCCAGTGGCTGGACCAGGGTGTTCTCGTCAGGTCCCCAGAGCAGGTGCGCATTGGCGCATTGGTCCAATTGACGCCCGGCGCGGAAATATGTGGTCCGTGCACCTTGACCGGAAAGACTTCCGTGGCTGAGGGGGCTGTCGTCTCCGAATATTGCTGGCTCCATGATGCTACTGTCGGAGCTGGAGCACGTGTGTACCCTTTTTCCCATCTGGAGCGAGCCGATGTGGGGGATCTGTGCGCCGTCGGCCCCTATGCCCGGCTCCGGCCAGGGACCTGCTTGCACCGTGGGGCAAAGATCGGTAATTTTGTTGAAACCAAAAAGGCTGTCCTCGGGCCGGACAGCAAAGCCAATCATCTGAGTTATCTTGGAGATTGTGAACTGGGCAGCGGAGTCAACATCGGTGCCGGCACGATTACCTGTAATTATGACGGCGCCAACAAGCACCGGACCGATATCGGAGATGGTGTCTTTATCGGGAGCAATTCCGCCTTGGTGGCTCCGGTGCACATTGGGGACAACGCCCTGGTCGGGGCGGGGTCGACCATCACCAAGGACGTTCCGGCGAAGACCTTGGCCGTGGCGCGGGTCCGCCAAAAGAATTTGGCACTCAAACAAAAGGCCAAAGACCATGACCATGGATAA
- the atpF gene encoding F0F1 ATP synthase subunit B translates to MAVAAWASEQGGGEAAHGGSWMNLFWRTVNFVIFVAIIYKLAGKRIREFFTGRRHRIATELKDLETRKADTEKRLAEVEQSIADLDKKREDILAEYKQQGEALKESIVAKAHERAEQIQAQAEKTAQQELRQAVKDVRAEIAEAVASAAEKSIADKLNKEDHKKLVQDYLTKVVLN, encoded by the coding sequence ATGGCCGTTGCCGCCTGGGCCTCAGAACAGGGGGGCGGAGAAGCCGCGCACGGCGGATCGTGGATGAACCTTTTCTGGCGGACAGTGAATTTTGTTATTTTCGTGGCCATTATTTATAAATTGGCCGGAAAGCGCATCCGGGAGTTTTTTACCGGACGGCGCCACCGTATCGCGACGGAACTCAAGGACCTTGAGACCCGCAAAGCGGATACGGAAAAACGCTTGGCCGAGGTCGAGCAAAGCATTGCTGACCTGGACAAGAAACGTGAAGACATCTTGGCGGAGTACAAGCAACAGGGCGAGGCTCTCAAGGAATCCATCGTGGCCAAAGCCCACGAGCGGGCTGAGCAGATCCAGGCCCAGGCCGAGAAGACGGCCCAGCAAGAGCTTCGGCAGGCGGTCAAGGACGTGCGGGCCGAGATCGCCGAGGCTGTCGCCTCTGCCGCGGAGAAGTCGATTGCGGATAAATTGAATAAGGAAGATCATAAAAAACTTGTTCAAGATTATCTAACAAAGGTGGTGCTCAATTGA
- the atpA gene encoding F0F1 ATP synthase subunit alpha — MQIKAEEISKVIQDQIQNYEARMETSETGTVIYVGDGIARVHGVQNAMAMELLEFPGGVKGMVLNLDEDNVGVALLGEDSHIKEGDEVKRTGEIFSVPVGEAVKGRVISPLGEPLDGLGPIDDTESRPVEIKAPGIVQRKSVHEPMYTGLKAIDAMTPIGRGQRELIIGDRQVGKTAICLDSILAQKDSDVHCFYVAIGQKKSTVALVADALRQHGAMEYTTIISATASEAASLQFIAAYAGCTMGEHYRDNGQHALICYDDLSKQAVAYRQMSLLLRRPPGREAFPGDVFYLHSRLLERAAKLSDEEGAGSLTALPIIETQAGDVSAYIPTNVISITDGQVYLEPNLFNAGVRPAINVGLSVSRVGGAAQIKAMKQVAGTLRLDLAQYRELAAFAQFGSDLDKATQQKLERGARMVELLKQPQYKPMKAEEQVAVLFAGTRGYMDDVPTDAVRKFEDEYLEFMYNSKQDVLQAIKEQAKLDEALEEKLKAAVEEFKKGFRAEG; from the coding sequence ATGCAAATCAAAGCAGAGGAAATCAGCAAGGTCATTCAGGACCAGATCCAGAATTATGAAGCTCGGATGGAAACCAGCGAAACCGGTACGGTCATCTATGTTGGTGACGGTATCGCCCGGGTCCACGGCGTGCAAAACGCCATGGCCATGGAATTGCTGGAGTTCCCCGGCGGCGTAAAAGGGATGGTCCTGAACCTGGACGAAGACAATGTCGGCGTGGCCTTGCTCGGTGAGGACTCCCACATCAAAGAAGGGGACGAGGTCAAACGTACGGGCGAGATTTTTTCCGTGCCGGTTGGCGAAGCGGTCAAGGGTCGCGTTATTTCACCCCTGGGTGAGCCGCTCGACGGCCTGGGGCCCATTGACGACACCGAGAGCCGTCCGGTGGAAATCAAAGCTCCGGGCATTGTTCAGCGTAAATCGGTCCATGAACCCATGTACACTGGGCTGAAGGCCATTGACGCCATGACGCCCATCGGCCGTGGTCAGCGCGAATTGATCATCGGCGACCGTCAGGTTGGAAAGACCGCGATCTGTCTGGACTCGATTCTGGCTCAGAAAGATTCCGACGTGCATTGCTTCTACGTGGCCATCGGGCAGAAAAAATCCACTGTGGCTTTGGTGGCCGACGCCCTGCGCCAGCACGGCGCCATGGAATACACGACCATCATCTCGGCCACCGCGTCTGAAGCGGCCTCGCTGCAATTTATTGCCGCCTACGCCGGATGCACCATGGGCGAACATTACCGGGACAACGGCCAGCACGCGCTTATCTGCTACGATGACTTGTCCAAGCAGGCTGTGGCTTATCGCCAGATGTCACTGCTGCTGCGGCGCCCCCCCGGACGTGAAGCCTTCCCCGGCGACGTCTTCTACCTCCACTCCCGTCTGCTCGAGCGCGCGGCCAAGCTGAGTGATGAGGAAGGGGCCGGCTCCCTGACCGCCCTGCCGATCATCGAAACCCAGGCAGGCGACGTGTCAGCCTACATCCCGACAAACGTTATTTCCATTACCGACGGCCAGGTCTATCTGGAACCGAACTTGTTCAATGCTGGGGTCCGTCCGGCGATTAACGTCGGTCTCTCGGTCTCCCGTGTCGGCGGTGCTGCTCAGATCAAGGCCATGAAACAGGTTGCTGGTACATTGCGCCTTGACCTGGCCCAATATCGCGAATTGGCCGCGTTCGCCCAGTTCGGTTCCGACCTGGACAAGGCGACACAGCAAAAACTCGAGCGCGGTGCGCGCATGGTCGAATTGCTCAAGCAGCCCCAATACAAGCCCATGAAGGCCGAGGAACAGGTGGCCGTGCTCTTTGCCGGCACCCGCGGCTATATGGATGATGTTCCTACTGATGCCGTGCGGAAGTTCGAGGACGAATATCTCGAGTTCATGTACAATTCCAAGCAGGACGTTTTGCAGGCCATCAAAGAGCAGGCAAAATTGGACGAGGCCCTGGAAGAAAAACTCAAGGCGGCTGTGGAGGAGTTCAAAAAGGGATTCCGCGCTGAAGGCTAG
- a CDS encoding F0F1 ATP synthase subunit gamma yields the protein MPSLKDVKNKIAGVKKTKQITRAMNMVASAKLRRAQDRIVRFRPYAEKFYDILGDLSARADHDAHPLLEVREEIQNVGIVLITSDKGLCGSFNMNLIQQALKLAEAKHNEGKSVTFYCVGKKGRDAVRKRGYTLATAHVDEMNVFDFSLANSIGTEVIDAYLDGSLDEVHLVYGEFVTLIRQNPRQLQMLPIVTEGEAEETGAASEYIYEPSVEGLLAEILPRFIKVQVYRGLLDTSASEHAARMTAMDNATNNCDDMISSLTLVYNKTRQAAITTELMDIVGGAEALQ from the coding sequence ATGCCATCTTTGAAGGATGTCAAGAATAAGATAGCTGGGGTGAAGAAGACCAAGCAGATCACCCGAGCCATGAATATGGTCGCCTCGGCCAAGCTGCGCAGGGCCCAGGACCGGATCGTTCGTTTCCGGCCCTATGCCGAGAAATTTTACGATATTCTCGGCGATCTCTCCGCACGCGCCGATCACGATGCCCACCCGTTGCTGGAAGTCCGGGAGGAGATCCAGAATGTAGGCATCGTCTTGATCACTTCCGATAAAGGGTTGTGCGGCAGCTTCAATATGAATCTGATCCAACAGGCGTTGAAGCTGGCTGAGGCAAAACACAACGAAGGGAAGTCCGTGACTTTCTACTGCGTGGGCAAAAAGGGCCGCGATGCGGTTCGTAAACGGGGCTATACCCTGGCCACGGCCCATGTGGATGAAATGAACGTCTTTGATTTCTCGTTGGCCAACTCGATTGGCACGGAAGTCATCGACGCCTATCTGGACGGCAGCCTGGACGAGGTCCATCTTGTCTATGGTGAGTTCGTTACCCTTATTCGCCAGAACCCCAGACAATTGCAGATGCTGCCGATTGTGACGGAAGGCGAAGCCGAGGAAACCGGCGCCGCCAGCGAATACATCTACGAGCCCTCTGTCGAGGGACTATTGGCGGAGATCCTGCCGCGCTTTATCAAGGTCCAGGTCTATAGAGGATTGCTGGATACATCGGCCAGTGAGCATGCCGCGCGCATGACTGCGATGGACAACGCCACAAACAATTGTGACGATATGATCAGTTCGCTGACTCTGGTCTACAACAAGACCCGGCAGGCGGCCATCACCACAGAACTCATGGATATCGTCGGCGGCGCTGAAGCGCTGCAATGA
- a CDS encoding ATP synthase F0 subunit B, with protein sequence MIELNLTFFIQLVNFLIILAVLNLILLRPIRGILQQRADQMGAQVGAIDRFNTEAESKLQNYEQALEQAREKGAQVRDEFKAEGQGKEQEIIDQASHEASVELEESRQKIASEREAAAKALRKQVKAFAEQATEKIFSRA encoded by the coding sequence ATGATTGAACTCAATCTCACCTTCTTCATCCAGTTGGTGAACTTTCTCATCATTCTGGCAGTCTTGAACCTCATCCTCTTGCGGCCGATTCGCGGCATCCTGCAGCAGCGGGCCGACCAGATGGGGGCCCAGGTGGGCGCTATCGACCGGTTTAATACCGAAGCCGAGAGCAAGCTCCAAAATTACGAGCAAGCCCTGGAGCAGGCTCGTGAAAAGGGGGCCCAGGTCCGGGACGAATTCAAGGCCGAAGGACAGGGCAAAGAGCAGGAAATCATCGACCAGGCTTCTCATGAAGCTTCAGTGGAGCTGGAAGAATCGCGCCAGAAGATCGCTTCTGAGCGTGAGGCAGCTGCCAAGGCATTGCGCAAGCAGGTCAAGGCGTTTGCTGAACAGGCAACGGAAAAGATTTTCAGCCGGGCCTAA
- the atpH gene encoding ATP synthase F1 subunit delta yields MTGQMIASRYARALFQLCKEQGGNELESTAQQLNALATVMEQSPELYRLFRNPAFSAQEKKNVIEAVLAKGEYAAVVINFCRLLADKGRLAILPDVDAVFQVLLDQEKGVMRGEVVTAVSMPKTDREKIKSQLEGQLGQELVLDFRVNKKILGGLVLKVGDKLYDASLRAQLDMLKENLKRGE; encoded by the coding sequence TTGACGGGACAAATGATCGCTTCCAGGTATGCTCGCGCCTTGTTCCAGTTGTGCAAGGAGCAGGGTGGCAATGAGCTGGAGTCGACTGCCCAGCAACTGAACGCGTTGGCAACAGTCATGGAACAGTCGCCGGAGCTGTACCGCCTTTTCCGCAACCCGGCCTTTAGCGCCCAGGAGAAAAAGAATGTCATCGAAGCCGTGCTGGCCAAGGGCGAGTATGCGGCTGTGGTGATCAATTTTTGCCGGCTGCTGGCCGACAAGGGTCGTTTGGCCATTCTCCCGGACGTCGACGCTGTTTTCCAGGTCCTTTTGGATCAGGAAAAAGGTGTTATGCGCGGAGAGGTGGTAACTGCCGTTTCCATGCCCAAAACCGATCGCGAAAAAATCAAGTCGCAGCTGGAGGGCCAGCTTGGGCAGGAGCTGGTGTTGGACTTCAGGGTGAACAAGAAGATTTTGGGTGGACTTGTGCTGAAGGTGGGGGACAAGCTCTATGATGCCAGTCTCCGGGCACAGCTCGATATGCTCAAAGAAAACTTGAAGAGGGGTGAGTAG
- the atpD gene encoding F0F1 ATP synthase subunit beta yields the protein MSVNKGKIARVMGAVVDVDFTDGQLPELMSALDINNPNNQDASDLVVEVAQHLGDKVVRCIAMDATEGLVRGMEVVDTGKPISVPVGKPSLGRIMNVVGRPVDEAGPIDDSITMPIHREAPELVDQNTAVELLETGIKVVDLLIPFPKGGKMGLFGGAGVGKTVILMEMINNIAKEHGGKSVFAGVGERTREGNDLYEEMKEAGVINNAALIYGQMNEPPGARARVALTALTCAEYFRDEEGEDVLLFIDNIFRFTQAGMEVSALLGRMPSAVGYQPTLGTDLGELQERITSTQKGSITSVQAVYVPADDLTDPAPATTFSHLDGTLVLSRQIAELGIYPAVDPLDSTSRILDPNVLGTEHYQVARGVQQVLQKYKDLQDIIAILGMEELSDEDKLTVSRARKIQRFLSQPFHVAEAFTGKPGNYVRIEDTIKGFKSILDGELDDIPEGAFYMAGDINEVLERAKQSS from the coding sequence ATGAGTGTGAACAAAGGCAAAATAGCTCGCGTTATGGGGGCTGTTGTCGACGTGGACTTCACCGACGGACAGCTGCCTGAACTCATGAGCGCGTTGGATATTAACAACCCGAACAATCAGGACGCATCCGACCTCGTGGTCGAGGTCGCCCAGCACCTTGGCGATAAAGTGGTTCGCTGCATTGCCATGGACGCGACGGAAGGCCTGGTTCGTGGGATGGAAGTCGTTGATACCGGAAAGCCCATCTCGGTTCCTGTGGGCAAGCCCTCCCTGGGGCGGATCATGAACGTTGTCGGGCGTCCCGTTGACGAAGCCGGCCCCATTGATGACAGCATCACGATGCCTATTCACCGTGAGGCTCCGGAACTCGTCGATCAGAATACGGCCGTCGAACTCCTGGAAACCGGTATTAAGGTTGTCGATCTGCTGATCCCCTTTCCCAAGGGCGGGAAAATGGGCCTCTTCGGAGGCGCCGGTGTCGGCAAGACGGTTATCCTTATGGAGATGATCAACAATATCGCCAAGGAACACGGCGGTAAATCGGTCTTCGCCGGTGTCGGGGAGCGGACCCGTGAAGGCAACGACCTCTACGAAGAAATGAAGGAAGCCGGGGTTATCAACAACGCCGCGCTGATTTACGGGCAGATGAACGAACCTCCTGGAGCCCGTGCCCGGGTGGCGCTGACTGCGCTGACCTGTGCGGAGTATTTCCGTGACGAGGAAGGGGAAGACGTCCTGCTCTTTATCGACAATATCTTCCGCTTCACCCAGGCCGGGATGGAAGTTTCCGCCCTGCTTGGCCGGATGCCTTCCGCGGTCGGTTACCAGCCGACCCTGGGCACCGACCTTGGTGAACTCCAAGAACGGATCACCTCGACGCAAAAAGGCTCCATCACCTCGGTCCAGGCCGTGTATGTGCCTGCCGACGACTTGACCGACCCCGCGCCGGCCACGACCTTTTCGCACTTGGACGGAACCCTTGTTTTGTCCCGTCAGATCGCTGAACTGGGGATTTACCCCGCTGTGGACCCCTTGGACTCCACGTCGCGGATTCTGGACCCCAACGTCCTGGGCACTGAGCACTATCAGGTCGCCCGCGGCGTGCAGCAGGTCCTGCAGAAGTACAAGGATCTCCAGGATATCATTGCCATTCTGGGTATGGAAGAATTGTCCGATGAGGACAAGTTGACCGTCTCCCGGGCCCGTAAAATCCAGCGCTTTCTCTCGCAGCCCTTCCACGTGGCCGAGGCCTTCACCGGCAAGCCTGGCAACTATGTCCGTATCGAGGATACCATCAAGGGCTTTAAGTCCATCTTGGACGGCGAACTTGATGATATCCCGGAAGGCGCCTTTTACATGGCCGGTGATATCAACGAAGTGCTTGAAAGAGCCAAACAATCCTCGTAA
- the rodA gene encoding rod shape-determining protein RodA, giving the protein MTPVDQRLFIHLNWALLGLALVLFSLGVLNLYSASSLRGIEGLAVTAFYKKQLIWGTIAFAGMLLFMSFDYRHLEVLAWPLYWVTVVLLLIVPLWGKTIYGAQRWVSLGFFNLQPSELAKVAVLLVGARMLARVPGLLNWPGLMKVVLMGGLPAGLIIIQPDLGSGLNLLLLLGGMILYKGMWRPVAKTLFISLPLLVPCGWFFLHDYQKQRILTFLHPGSDPLGSGYHILQSQIAIGSGQFWGKGFLGGTQSQLRFLPEKHTDFAFAVFGEEWGFVGCIALLSLFCLFLFQISLVAQESKDSFGSYVAAGVFFYFFWQILINMGMVLGLMPVVGIPLPFLSYGGSSLVVNCCLLGMVLNVSMRRYVFKQGQN; this is encoded by the coding sequence ATGACGCCGGTTGACCAACGCCTTTTCATCCATCTGAACTGGGCCTTGCTGGGACTGGCTCTCGTGTTGTTCAGCCTCGGTGTGCTCAATCTGTACTCGGCGAGTTCCCTGCGCGGCATTGAAGGACTTGCGGTGACCGCATTTTATAAAAAGCAGCTCATCTGGGGAACGATCGCCTTTGCCGGCATGCTGTTGTTCATGAGTTTTGATTACCGCCATCTGGAGGTCCTGGCCTGGCCGCTGTATTGGGTTACCGTGGTCTTGCTGCTCATTGTCCCGCTGTGGGGCAAAACCATTTACGGCGCCCAACGCTGGGTTTCCCTGGGGTTTTTCAATCTCCAGCCCAGTGAACTGGCCAAGGTCGCCGTTTTGCTCGTTGGAGCCCGAATGCTCGCCCGGGTCCCTGGTCTTTTGAACTGGCCGGGGCTGATGAAGGTGGTGCTCATGGGCGGCCTGCCAGCGGGACTGATTATCATCCAGCCGGATCTTGGCTCGGGCCTCAATCTGCTTCTGCTTTTAGGGGGCATGATTTTGTACAAGGGGATGTGGCGCCCGGTGGCCAAAACCTTGTTCATTTCCCTGCCGCTGCTTGTTCCCTGCGGATGGTTTTTCCTCCACGATTACCAGAAGCAGCGTATCCTGACGTTTTTGCATCCCGGCAGCGATCCACTCGGGTCCGGGTATCACATTTTGCAGTCCCAGATCGCTATTGGATCGGGCCAATTCTGGGGCAAGGGATTTCTGGGGGGCACCCAGAGCCAACTCCGGTTTCTCCCCGAAAAGCACACCGATTTTGCCTTCGCCGTCTTTGGAGAAGAATGGGGGTTTGTCGGCTGTATCGCCCTGTTGAGCCTGTTTTGCCTCTTTTTGTTCCAGATCAGCCTGGTCGCCCAGGAGTCCAAGGACAGTTTTGGCAGTTACGTGGCAGCCGGTGTCTTTTTTTATTTCTTTTGGCAGATTCTGATCAATATGGGCATGGTTCTCGGACTTATGCCGGTGGTGGGCATTCCCTTGCCCTTTTTGAGCTATGGCGGCAGCTCGCTCGTGGTCAACTGCTGCCTGCTGGGCATGGTCCTCAATGTTTCCATGCGGCGCTATGTCTTCAAACAGGGCCAGAACTAA
- a CDS encoding F0F1 ATP synthase subunit epsilon, with the protein MANTIKFELVTPDRSVVSEDVEYVGAPGVNGEFGVLPNHIPFLSALGVGSLYFKTGGRRSYVFVAGGFAEISPDKVTVLAEVAEKAEEIDVERARKARERAEKRLQQAQDRVEYARARAALVRAMQRVTTRETASQSR; encoded by the coding sequence ATGGCTAATACGATCAAATTCGAACTCGTCACGCCCGACCGCAGTGTCGTGAGCGAGGACGTGGAATATGTCGGCGCCCCCGGGGTCAATGGCGAATTCGGGGTCCTGCCCAACCATATTCCCTTTCTCTCCGCGCTCGGGGTTGGTTCCCTGTATTTCAAGACAGGGGGACGCCGCTCCTATGTGTTCGTGGCCGGCGGGTTCGCTGAGATCTCTCCGGACAAGGTGACTGTTTTGGCTGAAGTGGCCGAAAAGGCAGAGGAAATTGATGTCGAGCGTGCCAGGAAGGCTCGTGAACGGGCGGAAAAACGGCTCCAGCAGGCTCAGGACCGGGTAGAATACGCCCGGGCCCGGGCGGCACTGGTGCGGGCCATGCAGCGCGTGACGACCCGTGAGACCGCTTCGCAAAGCAGATAG